CTATTGTTGCTCTGGTACTCTGTTCTTCTAGATCTGTCACCACCGTACCGACTATGACTGCTTCCGTTGTATCCGTAATGGTCATATGAACCACGCCCTCTGTAAGAGCTTCCTCGTCCGCGTCCTCTGCCTCTGCCTCTGTATCCTGAGCCATAgtacgaagaagaagagtcttcTCCGTAGCTCACATACTTCTGTCCGTAAGTATTGGCATAGTACTGGTCTTCTGGGTCGTCCCGATATCCGTTGGGATCGCTCATATCAATAAGTGCTCAAACACACAATACAGGTAAATGACAAGTGTATAAAatcaaaagagaaaagtgTATGGGATAGAAGTAAACAGTAGCAACAGAATCTATTGAATAATTattgaaatatttattCTGGAGTCTCTTGTCTCGTGAATAAATCCATTTTCATCACCTGATCTCACGCAGATGACTATTCCCACATGATACAGAGCACATGATACTTATGAATTTTCTCAACAAATTAGCGAACACGCACAGTCACACCTCCGGAACCCTGTACATGGCTTTATGTCATTGAGCCATGTCATTACTATTCCACATCTGGTAATACAAAGATCTGGGTAGATGTCGTGTGTCGCCAAATACCACAACAATGACAATTACAGATATCCACATTGTACCATTTCAAAATCATAAAAGGGCACAAAGAGAAGCCCATCAAACAAATCACTACTCTACCCCCAACTTCCTGACTTTCACATTCTAGCAGTGGTATACGGTGACAAACATCAAATAGATAGACATTTAAATTGCATCAAGTCTTATTCACTCACAGATCGAACCAAATGACTGCAAATGTTGTCCCAGAGAAACACCAGTCGATATTCGACCGGATCTGGCTCGAAGTTGATAACGAAACGCATGGAGAAGTTACAGTAGAAGACTTGAATACACTAGTGAGCCACTTGGAATCGGTATTGGACCAACAGCCATCTCTTAATCATACGACTTCCAGTGGCATTTTTTCCAACGATGCTTTGGTGAAAGCCCGAATAAACCAGTATAAAAATGCCATGGGCAGCTCCTCGACGATTTCTAAGAGCCAGGCGCTTGAGTATTTGAGTTCAGTCATTGACGAGAGCGAGATCCTTGGCTTTCAGGATTTTTCTGGCTACAAGATCAATAATCCAAGCAAAACTAGTCTGGCTTTTGTAGATCTGCCAGAACATgtagataatttccataaCCTTTTGCATAAGCCATCAGGCAATATGAGGATGTTGGCTGGCTCCCCGTCCATCAGAAGTCAGAAATCGGAAGATACCGATATTGACGATTACGACGAAACGGCATCGTTGATGGGAACTTCTCCTCATaaacaatatcatcatcGCTCTCCTTCTCTAGATGAAGCAGATCCCATTGGGTTAGAGAGTGCACCAGACAATTCGCCCCAGACGTTAATCAGAAAGTCGTTGGAAGACATGCAGAAATTCCACAGCACTATAAATGGCAACTTTGATCTGTTCTCCAAGCAGATTCTGGACTTGGAGGCTGAAAACGTCCATGATCTTGAGAACTTGTCTACTGTAAAAGATACAAACCACAGGgtacttgaacaattagACAGTCTAAAATCTGAATTGAAGGAGATCAGCAACCAGATCGATACCCACAAACAATTGCAATGTACTCCTCCCGTGACACCAAAGAAATTGGTGATTCAAAGCAACTCGCCTTCTCCAAAAGTGAACATTACACTGACTGTGATGAACGAGAGGGACAGGGCTGTCTTTGAAAAACTTACCCATAAGTCGCATTCGTCTTTTATATATCTGGGGTATGGTAAGAAGAGGGTACTATCTGACGGACAGCCGTCTAGCTCTAATGTAGGTGTAAGACTAGATTTCAAACATCCAATGGGCCATAGACGTGCTGCTTCGGAAGTCCCTGAATCCCCACGCAAATTGCCATCAACTCCAAACAACAGAACTGTTGAAGCTGCAGCTGAAAAGGATTTGGAAGCTGCTTCCAACAAAAAAGATAGCATAAGGAGTATTACGAgcattgaaaaagaaaaaagtaCAATTCAAAAAGACACAATTATAATCCCTGATAGTGTTATCAGACTGCAAACAATAACTCCAGAACAGGAAGAATATATTGAAGACCCAAAAATCTCTTCAAAGATAGAACAGAAAGTGCCTGAAAAAATTATCACTGAGTCAGCTCCAGAAACCATAGAAAATTCAGAATTaacttcaatatcaacttcCCGTATAGCGACTCAGGAAGAACTCTATTCTTCTCAGTCAACACAAACAGTTTCATCTGAGACATCTAATCTCACATTATTTATACTCATCTTCAGTTTGCTTATTTTAATTCTCTCTCATTTATGGCAATAGCCTCTACTAGCATACTGAAATAATTTAACGCATAAAACTTAACGAGATGC
This window of the Scheffersomyces stipitis CBS 6054 chromosome 6, complete sequence genome carries:
- a CDS encoding predicted protein, which produces MTANVVPEKHQSIFDRIWLEVDNETHGEVTVEDLNTLVSHLESVLDQQPSLNHTTSSGIFSNDALVKARINQYKNAMGSSSTISKSQALEYLSSVIDESEILGFQDFSGYKINNPSKTSSAFVDSPEHVDNFHNLLHKPSGNMRMLAGSPSIRSQKSEDTDIDDYDETASLMGTSPHKQYHHRSPSLDEADPIGLESAPDNSPQTLIRKSLEDMQKFHSTINGNFDSFSKQISDLEAENVHDLENLSTVKDTNHRVLEQLDSLKSELKEISNQIDTHKQLQCTPPVTPKKLVIQSNSPSPKVNITSTVMNERDRAVFEKLTHKSHSSFIYSGYGKKRVLSDGQPSSSNVGVRLDFKHPMGHRRAASEVPESPRKLPSTPNNRTVEAAAEKDLEAASNKKDSIRSITSIEKEKRRIY